From Anaerolineales bacterium, the proteins below share one genomic window:
- a CDS encoding L-ribulose-5-phosphate 4-epimerase, with protein MLEALREDLCRLHLELPKNGLVTWTSGNISARDSATGLVVIKPSGLRYEDLRPEHMVVVDLEGQLQESGLQPSSDTASHLYIYRQRADVGGIVHTHSPYATAFAANYRSIPVYLTAHADEFGGPIPCGGFAPIGGEEIGRVVVESIGTSCAVLLKNHGVFTVGPTAEAAVKAAVMVEDVARTAWLALQLGHPEEIPAETVTALHRRYKDYYGQK; from the coding sequence ATGCTTGAGGCCCTGCGGGAAGACCTGTGCCGGCTGCACCTGGAGCTGCCCAAGAACGGCCTGGTCACCTGGACGAGCGGTAACATCAGCGCCCGCGATTCAGCCACAGGACTGGTAGTGATCAAGCCGTCGGGGCTACGTTATGAGGACCTTCGTCCCGAGCACATGGTAGTTGTCGATCTCGAAGGCCAGCTGCAGGAATCGGGTTTGCAGCCCTCCTCGGATACGGCCAGCCACTTGTACATCTACCGGCAGCGCGCCGACGTCGGTGGCATCGTCCACACCCATTCCCCCTATGCCACAGCGTTCGCCGCCAATTACCGCTCAATCCCGGTCTACCTGACGGCTCACGCCGACGAGTTTGGCGGCCCAATCCCCTGCGGGGGGTTCGCGCCCATTGGAGGGGAAGAGATCGGCCGGGTCGTGGTGGAAAGCATCGGCACATCCTGCGCGGTCCTGCTCAAGAACCACGGCGTGTTCACCGTGGGCCCGACGGCGGAGGCGGCCGTCAAGGCCGCGGTCATGGTCGAGGATGTCGCCCGAACCGCATGGCTCGCGCTGCAATTGGGCCATCCGGAGGAAATCCCCGCGGAGACCGTGACAGCCCTGCATCGCCGCTACAAGGATTACTACGGACAGAAGTAA
- the araB gene encoding ribulokinase — protein MKYAIGVDFGTESGRAVLVEVGTGHEVATAVYPYSNGVIDERLPETALPLAPDWALQDPEDYLRTFQITIPRVLQDAGVSPPDVIGVGIDFTACTMLPVRSDGTPLCMLPQWRGEPHAWVKLWKHHAAQPEADKINRVARETGQAWLDRYGGKISSEWFFAKALQILNESPQIYAAADRLIEAADWVVWQLTGVETRNSCTAGYKALWSKREGFPPQDYFGALHPEFAGVVDTKMSPDIRPVGEKAGGLTQQAAAWTGLMPGTAVAIANVDAHVAVPAATVTDVGRMVMIMGTSICHMVLGREEHLVPGMCGCVEDGIIPGFFGYEAGQSCVGDHFAWFVENCVPARIEREAAEQGIDIHTWLERKAAALLPGESGLLALDWWNGNRSVLVDADLAGVLLGATLATRPEEIYRALIEATAFGTRVIVETFQQNGVPIHELVACGGLPEKNKLLMQIFADVTGLPIKVSSSTQTPALGSAMFGAVAAGARSGGYDTIYEAAKHMARLKDEAFVPDPNHHTAYSELFTEYLRLHDHFGRGENDVLKRLKHWRADARSRAGVVHA, from the coding sequence ATGAAGTACGCCATCGGTGTGGACTTTGGCACGGAGTCCGGGAGGGCGGTTCTGGTCGAAGTCGGCACCGGGCATGAGGTGGCGACGGCAGTGTATCCCTATTCAAACGGAGTCATCGACGAAAGGCTCCCGGAGACGGCGCTCCCACTTGCGCCCGACTGGGCCCTGCAGGACCCTGAGGATTACCTCCGTACGTTCCAGATCACAATCCCGCGCGTGCTGCAGGACGCCGGAGTGTCCCCCCCGGACGTCATCGGTGTCGGGATCGACTTCACCGCCTGCACGATGCTCCCAGTCCGGTCGGACGGAACGCCCCTGTGCATGCTCCCGCAGTGGCGCGGCGAGCCGCACGCCTGGGTGAAGCTCTGGAAGCACCATGCCGCCCAGCCCGAGGCAGACAAGATCAACCGAGTGGCCCGGGAGACGGGGCAAGCCTGGCTCGACCGCTACGGCGGCAAGATTTCTTCGGAGTGGTTCTTCGCCAAAGCCCTGCAGATTCTGAATGAGTCTCCCCAGATCTACGCCGCGGCAGATCGGCTGATCGAGGCGGCGGACTGGGTAGTCTGGCAGCTGACGGGGGTTGAGACCCGCAACTCATGCACCGCCGGCTACAAGGCTCTCTGGTCCAAGCGGGAAGGTTTCCCTCCACAGGATTACTTTGGAGCCCTCCACCCCGAGTTCGCCGGTGTCGTGGACACGAAGATGTCCCCGGACATTCGCCCCGTGGGGGAGAAGGCTGGAGGCCTGACGCAACAAGCCGCTGCCTGGACGGGCTTGATGCCTGGGACCGCAGTGGCAATCGCCAATGTGGACGCCCATGTGGCCGTCCCGGCCGCGACGGTTACGGACGTTGGCCGGATGGTCATGATCATGGGCACCTCCATCTGTCACATGGTTCTGGGACGGGAAGAGCACCTCGTCCCAGGCATGTGCGGGTGCGTGGAAGACGGGATCATCCCAGGCTTCTTTGGCTACGAAGCGGGTCAGTCTTGCGTGGGAGACCATTTCGCATGGTTCGTGGAGAACTGCGTTCCGGCTCGAATCGAGCGAGAGGCTGCCGAACAAGGGATCGATATCCATACCTGGCTTGAACGCAAGGCCGCAGCCCTCCTGCCGGGGGAAAGCGGGCTTCTGGCTCTCGATTGGTGGAATGGCAATCGGTCGGTGCTGGTCGACGCGGATCTGGCAGGCGTGCTTCTCGGCGCCACGCTCGCCACCAGGCCGGAGGAGATCTACCGGGCACTGATCGAAGCCACGGCGTTTGGCACGCGCGTGATCGTCGAGACCTTCCAGCAGAACGGCGTCCCGATTCACGAGCTGGTGGCTTGCGGTGGATTGCCGGAGAAGAACAAGCTGCTGATGCAGATCTTCGCCGATGTCACCGGCCTGCCCATCAAGGTCAGCTCCTCGACGCAGACACCCGCCCTGGGCTCGGCCATGTTCGGCGCCGTGGCAGCCGGAGCACGCTCGGGTGGCTACGACACGATCTATGAGGCGGCGAAGCACATGGCTCGCCTGAAGGACGAGGCCTTCGTACCTGACCCGAATCACCACACAGCCTACAGTGAACTGTTCACGGAGTACCTGCGGTTGCACGATCACTTCGGACGCGGCGAGAACGATGTTCTCAAGCGGCTGAAGCACTGGCGGGCCGACGCGCGCAGCCGAGCGGGGGTCGTCCATGCTTGA